In one Siniperca chuatsi isolate FFG_IHB_CAS linkage group LG14, ASM2008510v1, whole genome shotgun sequence genomic region, the following are encoded:
- the mepcea gene encoding 7SK snRNA methylphosphate capping enzyme, with protein MSVDEDTVKTGSPQASSTSSLQLSECTGGYSNISVMVEGTAATPDFAAACPVPGTEASPKHTSTTKTRTHSDDAEQRARGNENNINRRSSFHHSKQQQQTKLTKRRNTANSSFKHPTSGKRRRRANSESDSVLPTNFLLGGNIFDPLNLNSLLDEEVNRALNAETPKSSPLPAKSRDPVEILIPRDITDPLNLNSGIAGSSFLVSPYKSGGRKRHRNRHHGGGGGGGSGISTTQINLSESGKSEVKTGTSTPLPGMLASCSTLDVSKESNSFSSVAGDSHEHSADNSASGKEDMTSVSMEDSTSSILGGPNQHTSRRKRRRNSGKMEPPVTHSTPIGKSGSGDRSCGTGGPKNAQSFQTPRSGPKTGPGGRQHQQPHNQAKEQQKKFQYGNYNKYYGYRNPGASEDPRVRVLRPEWFEGKDVLDLGCNSGHLTLYIAKMLRPARILGLDIDSGLVHAARKNIRHYLSELQTQEARRAMQSTKQEDRNGNGTDKKHNEAESRDENGKPVKGESGPAEAVNDNDSCHTHEAGTQRQDSKTDEMEQEDCDSTPADHSVSCSFPVSLRISRGPIAAPPLTETSTTRPGEFPSNVSFIKANYVLENDNLLLTQRPEYDVIMCLSVTKWVHLNWGDSGLKRLFKRVYRHLRPGGMFILEPQPWESYVRRKKLTDNISRNYHSIRLKPDQFSSYLTTEVGFCSFEYLGAPKCSIRGFQRPIYLFHK; from the exons ATGTCTGTTGATGAGGATACTGTAAAAACTGGCAGTCCACAGGCCAGCTCAACATCATCTCTGCAGCTATCAGAATGTACCGGAGGTTACAGCAATATATCTGTGATGGTGGAAGGTACCGCAGCCACCCCTGATTTTGCAGCTGCTTGTCCTGTTCCGGGCACTGAAGCctcaccaaaacacaccagcacgACTAAAACGCGTACCCACTCAGACGATGCTGAACAGAGAGCCAGAGGGAACGAGAATAACATCAATCGCAGGAGCAGCTTTCATCATTccaaacaacagcaacaaacgAAACTAACAAAGCGTCGCAACACAGCAAACTCTAGTTTCAAGCATCCGACATCTGGCAAGAGGAGACGAAGGGCCAACTCTGAGAGTGACTCCGTCCTGCCTACCAACTTCCTCCTGggtgggaacatttttgacccACTGAATCTCAACAGCCTGCTGGATGAGGAGGTCAACAGGGCACTGAATGCAGAGACCCCCAAATCCTCCCCGCTGCCAGCGAAGAGTCGAGACCCTGTGGAGATCCTCATCCCCAGAGACATCACAGATCCGCTGAACCTGAACAGCGGGATAGCAGGCAGCAGCTTTTTGGTGTCTCCCTACAAGAGTGGTGGCAGGAAGAGACACCGCAACAGACACcatggaggtggaggtggtggtggtagtgggaTTTCAACCACACAGATCAACCTCTCAGAATCTGGAAAAAGTGAGGTTAAAACTGGCACCTCCACACCGCTTCCAGGTATGTTAGCCTCATGTTCTACACTAGATGTCTCAAAAGAGTCCAACAGTTTCTCCAGTGTCGCAGGAGATTCCCATGAGCACTCAGCTGACAACTCAGCCAGTGGCAAGGAGGATATGACATCTGTATCTATGGAGGACTCCACTTCCTCCATATTGGGGGGGCCAAACCAGCACACAAGCAGACGCAAGCGTAGACGCAACTCTGGCAAAATGGAGCCCCCTGTGACCCATTCTACGCCAATTGGAAAGTCAGGATCTGGAGACAGGAGTTGTGGTACAGGGGGACCGAAAAATGCTCAGTCCTTCCAAACACCAAGGAGTGGTCCCAAAACGGGGCCAGGAGGTCGCCAGCACCAGCAGCCCCACAATCAGGCGAAGGAGCAACAGAAGAAGTTCCAGTATGGAAACTACAATAAGTATTATGGCTACCGCAACCCAGGAGCTAGTGAAGACCCACGGGTACGTGTGCTTCGTCCAGAATGGTTTGAAGGTAAAGACGTTCTGGATTTGGGGTGCAACTCAGGCCACCTAACACTTTATATTGCCAAAATGCTAAGACCTGCCCGCATATTGGGTCTGGATATTGACAGTGGTCTGGTACATGCAGCCCGTAAGAACATCAGACATTATCTATCTGAACTGCAGACCCAAGAGGCCAGGCGTGCAATGCAGAGCACTAAACAGGAGGACAGGAATGGTAATGGCACAGACAAGAAGCACAATGAAGCAGAGAGCAGGGATGAAAATGGGAAACCAGTGAAAGGAGAAAGTGGCCCTGCAGAGGCTGTAAATGACAATGACTCCTGTCACACACACGAGGCAGGGACCCAGAGGCAGGACAGCAAAACAGATGAAATGGAGCAGGAAGATTGTGATTCAACCCCCGCTGATCACTCTGTGAGCTGCTCTTTTCCTGTGTCCCTTCGGATCTCCAGGGGGCCCATAGCTGCACCTCCACTGACAGAAACATCCACCACACGGCCGGGGGAGTTCCCCTCAAATGTGTCCTTCATCAAG GCCAATTATGTACTGGAGAACGATAATCTTCTTTTGACTCAGCGGCCAGAGTACGATGTGATCATGTGCCTGAGCGTTACCAAATGGGTTCACCTGAACTGGGGAGACAGTGGCCTCAAGCGGCTCTTCAAGAGAGTCTACAGACATCTCCGTCCTGGAGGCATGTTCATCCTGGAGCCACAGCCTTGGGAGTCGTATGTGAGGAGGAAGAAGCTGACG GATAACATTAGCAGGAATTATCACAGCATCCGCCTCAAACCTGACCAGTTTTCATCATACCTTACAACTGAGGTGGGCTTCTGCAGTTTTGAGTACCTTGGGGCCCCCAAGTGTTCAATAAGAG GTTTTCAGAGGCCAATCTACTTATTTCACAAATGA